tggagaagtgtaagcgcttcctttatttttcctattccttttgtagcaattctaggctttggctcaaaaaaccgcaccaaaatctgcaataaaaaaaatctctgcttccGCAACGCAGGGCCTTAGCATTACTCAGGAAACACATTTGCACCTTTTCTGGGAGTGCCTGTTTGTACAAGCCCTGTTGGATGCCCTGAAACATGAGCTCACAGACTATTTCCCTAAGTGCAGTTTAGAATTCACCGCAGTGCCCTATGGATTCTTCCCTGGGACCCACAGCATTAGGGTTACCCAGGGTATGGCCTGCTCAGAGACCACTCCACTGGATGTTGATGAAGTAAAGGTTTGATATCTTTCTCCCCTGAATTATGAGAATTAACTAAATGAATAACAAACCAACTTAAGCATTGTCTTCCAGAGAGAGTCTCCACATCCTCTGTTCCTGGCTGCTTTCCCTCCTACGCCCGCTTCATCACTCTCCAGGGAAATCTTCCTGCCATATTGTCTGATAAGTAGACTGCGGGAGAGAGAGACGGAAAGAGACAGAGCGAAGCAGAGAGACATCtggacttaaagaggttgtccgcgATAAACAGAAATTCACTACACTAATTTTAACATTCCCACACACTTTCTAAATTACAAAATTCAGCAAAAACGTATATCTATCCATATCCCTaaagtggtcacgtgaccaccccagggacattttttgATTATCTGGTGGTAACATGTTTTCAGACTTCCTTCTGTGGTGAACGGCTTCAACTCTTTCTGTGATATCTGCCCACATACGAACCTGCGTTCAGGATTCCATacagggggtccgcttggggacccctaatggaaacttaatccacttaaaaaagcggttagggtaagttcacacagggttttttggtcaggattttgaggccgtatccgcctcaaaatcctgaccaaaaagatgggtcCCATTGAAGAATCGCGACAgccgcctgaagacattccctcccgactaggcccattcatttcggcctaatctggagtggagtgtgcACTGCCCTGGCATCCAATTGCAGCTACCtgtattcatacctcccaacttttgaagaaccgaaagagggacaaaatgtgcggcgcggcaaatttagccccacccacttttgtgttgactccgcccactcgttaattttcatgtgcccgcacacagtataatcctcctacagtcacccgtaaattatatgtcccccctctatctctcccccagtttcatgtccctcttccatctctgcccccagattcctgtccctccatctctgcccccagattcatgtccccccatctctgcccccagattcatgtcctctccatctctgcccccagattcatgtccccacatctctgcccccagattcatgtcccacatctctgcccccagattcctgtccctccatctctgcccccagattcatgtccctccatctctgcccccagattcatgtccctccatctctgcccccagattcatgtccctccatctctgcccccagattcatgtcccacatctctgccccagattcatgtccctccatctctgcccccagattcatgtcctctccatctctgcccccagattcatgtccccacatctctgcccccagattcatgtcccacatctctgcccccagattcctgtccctccatctctgcccccagattcatgtccctccatctctgcccccaaattcatgtcctctccatctctgcccccagattcatgtcccccatctctgcccccagattcatgtcccccatctctgcccccagattcatgtcccccatctctgccccaatgtcatgccgtcctctccttcatctgcccccagattcacgttccacctccacattaaacttaccttctcctccgctccctcgccgctctctgcccgcctctctcactgacacatgcggctgaaggaaggagctgacacaggtcagctcctcgcttcgccgctgcccgcctctctccctgacacatgcggctgaagctgctcgcgtgctcgcttcgctgctgcgtctctctctcgctgacacatgcggctgaagcgaggagctgacctgtgtcagctcctcgcttcgccgctgccgccggctcctggcttgtacatcgcgtctacaagtcaggagccggcggcagcgacgaagcaaggagctgacacaggtcagctcctcgcttcagccgcatgtgtcagcgagagagacacgcagcggcgaagcgagcagcttcagctgcatgtgtcagggagagaggcgggcagcggcgaagcgaggagctgacctgtgtcagctccttccttcagccgcatgtgtgttcaactcagatctgcgtcctctggacacagatctgagttgaaatcgggacatacctccctccaaccgggaccgcgggacatgtcacccaaatcgggactgtcccgcggaaatcgggacagttgggaggtatgtgtatttTGGACTGTAACCTGAGGCggactccgcctcaggttccagtcaaaaaaaccctgtgtgaacttaccctaacgtgaggaaaccatagactataatgggctctgccaggtttctgcccaaaaagggcaaaacATAAGGAGACAaaaccacttttctctctgcattttttgaacAGGTTTGGGGACAGTGTGAAGTATTACTAGTCAGCCACTCAGTACAACAACACACGTACAGGGCATGACAACCAGTTCACTAGAATAAAAGTAACCGCACATcacgttttttttattgttttttttttttttttccgctattggGCGTTTTTGTCGCGCAAACAAACTCCGcagtttgggaaaaaaaaaaccccgataGCCTATAAAATACAATAAGCGCGCCCATTCCCCTCCAGAGGAACAGATCgctcagtacattatataggattCTAAGCAGCAGTGTCACGTGACCACCATGCACCACGTGACGTTCCGACATAGAAGGCGCGGTAGGTGCTGCTGTCTCTACTGGTCTCCAAAACAATGGAGGAAGCGCCGACTGAGAGACGACCGTGGAGTAAAGTTCTGGTGTCATGGCTGCCGGACTTGCACCTCACCCCCGGGTCTACTCTTACTATAGTGTTGTCCCTGGTGATATCTGTCCCGGGAATGAGGAGGGTGGCATCTGCTGAAACTAGTAAACTGGATCTGGAGGCTGGCGTTCTGGAGAGTGCTTCCTGTATGtctgtatatatgtctgtatatatagagtCTATCAAAACTCAGGCTAGAGAAAGTGAAGTAGTTGTGTATGACTCCCAATAGGTTTTTGCTTTTAGTTCTGAAAGGGTCTGCAAAATAAGAGATCTGATTGGTCGTTGCCATGGGCAACTGCTCCACTTTCCCTTCAACCTGTTGTAATAACCCACACTTTTTTCTTAGTGCTGGTTACGTTATTGATCACACTGTATTATTGGTGACTGCAGTATGTGACTGCACTGTGTTATTATTGTGTTTATTTTTTCATCAGGAGGGTTCATAGTACTCAGCCATGTAAAATGTTGTGTCCAATGCTGTGTACAAGTCattctcagggtccattcacactgagttttttggcactgaatccatgtcagaatcggcatggaaaaaaaaacgcctccccatagagttctatgggttccgctactGGAGAAAAGCTTACTTCTGTCGGATTCCTcatgcaaaaaccaacacagtcaatgggaggcggaaaatccatgtggaattggcaaaaatctttttcaaggtccatacactgtgctggaggaaaaaaaacatttcctaattcctgaagcagattttttgtcgccaaaaactccgtgtgaatggaccctccaaTTGGCTGAAAAATCTGCCCAGCTGCTCTAGCGTCTGTGGTCCGCCCAGGGGTTTTTCGTCttaatccctggagaaactggataggggacggcttgctggcggtcagttttaaaaacccattcatttgaatgggtttttaaagtaaaccgccggtgtccgtatgcagcctctctgcggggaaacttTTTTTGCAAGGACACAAACTTGaacatgtaggattttgtgtccgccaaaaacaaaaacctggtgtcctcgcagagaggctgcatacagacaccatcggtttgctttaaaaacctgatcaaatgaatgggtttttaaaactgaccaccagcaagccgtcccctgtccagtttctccagggattaggatgGACACCCCTGGGTGGACAGCGGCCGTAGCGTCAACGCCGCCTAACTGTACAGTATCCAGTCAGGATTGATATGACATATAAACGGGGGACTTGGCTTGTAaaaaaaaggggagtgtcctaaaataatcattAATAGCAATTGAGGTCAATGTTTAttcaaagaagacctttcatgtccaatAAGATAGGTAacacacttagggctagttcacacgtgggcaaaggggaggtttttgacagcggaattcgcttcaaaaacctctcctttaacatggtagtctatgtagaccactagctttttttttcctcctagcgttttccgcctgaagaagcgacatgacctttcttcaggcggaaaacgcctgaagaattgcatagaagtgaatgggaggcgaaaaccgcgcggtaaaaaaccgcgcggttttttgcacagaaaaccgcgcggttttttgcaaaaaaccgcgcggatttcgcctgcagtttctatagcacatataggaaaaaaaaaccctagcgaaaaccgctagcgaaaaccgcgtcaaaaacctcgtcaaaaacctcgtggaatgcaaaaaacagcgtcaaaaaaactcctcgaggttttttacctcgcacaaataagctaggcggttttcacgtgtgaactgacccttaggcaaCACACTTTCAGCTTTGCCAGTATCTTCTATGGTTGCAGAGAGCAGTGCCGTTTTGGTACCAACATCACCGCACTAGGAAGGGCTGATCTCACAGTTGTTATGAATGGGCACTTAGGAACACTTCTATAGTCCTGTACAGTGaaaggggtgttcctccccgcccagtgatgacactcaACTGTAAGGTCAGCCCCTCTGAGAGTACGCATAATATTGGTGGATGAAACAAACAGCTCTGATATGTCTGGAACGGGAGAAGATTCCAGTAAGGTTGAgagagtgctgaattcagtgtacatcTTATCGTATATAGCACACTGTGTctttgaggacgtgaaaggttctctttttaATAGTGATTTTGATTTTAAAAGCGCTATATCACACTATTACTTAAAGAGACTGTCCAGGCaaaaggaaaatatttttattaaaaataagctgggagaggtggaaaaaaaaaatcatactcccctgttcctggtgctccagCTTCCTCTGGTCCTTTTGCTATcctgtcttctcaaagtgaaattcTTCCCCAGTTTTCACATCCTGGATCCCTTCTGCCGATTGGCTTCAGtgtgcatgtgactgctgagttAAACCAGTGGCATTTGGAAAAGACCCCGAGACTTGGCCTCAGTAAGTACTTCTGCCGGAAGACGGTAATAGACCGGCAGTACCACTGGGAGGCACCGGGAAAAGGcaccctggcctatttaaaatataatattttaccctggacaacccctttaacatcattaACATgtctttttttcaatttttttgtatatttttttttctgttccccttaattaattgtggctgtttacgtgaaaagggcccagatcgtcgatactaactatagagaaaatagtccaaaacatatttgggtaaaaaaatcacaattttgttttatgcaaaaattttatttaaaaatatgtcaattgtgctttcaataaaaaattttttgctgtttcggacaatgttacgccataaccgttacaatgataccaagaactccatatcgacaatgtgggcccttttcacataaacagccacaattGAAAACCAGGATGGtaggggcaacgcggtggctcagtggttagccttgcagcactggagtcctggtgttcaaatcctgccaagggcaaaaaaacatctgcaaggagcttgtatgttctccccgtgtttgcatggatttccatcccatattccaaagacatactgataggggggggaaatgtacattgtgagctctatgtggggctcacaatctacatttaaaaaaaaaataaaaaaatattaagcattaatattatatattaattcCTTGATGGTATATTCTAGAATTAGCTGGTGTCCCATGCTATCTGACTAGTCAATGTTCATTTCCCTCATTCCTTCATAAAGCAATATCTAGCCAGGGGTGTTATACCCACACACAAATACTGGATACCCATTGTCCTACTGAACCAGACTTGCTAGGAATCTGTAAAGttgttgtatatttttttttagtaataccACTGGTTGCCCATCTGAATGAGACCTACAATGAATGGACCAATGTAGTGCATGATCACCAGCGGTACTCCAATGTAGGGGGTATTTATTGCCGTGACTCACAGCTTTAGCTAACAGAGGTGTGTGCTAGTTTAAAATAGCCCAATATTACCTCTGCTATGGAATGGGATCAGCAATGCAGACAACCCTATAATGTGCTTGTGACGTCGGTAGCTTTTCTGCATGTATTTCTTTACACAGAAATTACTTTTCATCACATGCAGAAATGTTAATAATGGAGCTTTCATAGCCATAAGATATTCTGTTTTTCAGTCCACAGATTGGTCACGTACATTTATTTCCATGAGGATCTTCCAACATTAGCTTGCAGTTGCTTCATCGTTTGGTACTTTGGTGGTGGCTTTGAGCAGAATGTTGGCACTGTGAAGTTCTGCATCCTCACACCTCTATTTGCTGTATGGAATGGGCTTTTATACTTGGTTGTTATTGCCACAGGCATCAGCCCACAAGGAGATGGAAAAGTCCAAGGATTTACGTCAGTTGCTTTTTCAATGATGAGTATCTTCATAATACGCTCCAACCTGCGGCGATTGATATTATTAGGGTTTATGGTACCCACAAAAGTGATGCCACTTTTATTTCTTATTCCAGCTCTCTTTATACCACATGCCCCTCTCCTTAGTAATTTATGTGGTATACTGGTGGGAGTGATTTGTATCCTTTTGCAAGTAGTAAATGTAGGAAAATATCAATACATACATGAAATGGCAAGTTGCTGTTCAGAAATATTATACagctaatgtctgttgctgtcatccatcacagGATAAGAGCAAAGGACATTAAACAACAAATATAGACAGAGACCCCTCTGTCTGGTGTTCATCTGTGGTCACCCCCAtgtaaaaataagcaaaaatgaCAGAGGAAAGTATCTGTCATGCTTTTTATGCATTTTAGACAATGGGATCAGACACAGATGAAAGGGCGCTTCCTGCACCTGTCTACTGTTCATGTcctttgctctcatcctatgactgtAATAATGTTAATGTGAATATGTCCTTACTGTGCTAACTGATAAAAAATAGTGGAGACAGTATTTATTACAGATTACGTTGCCATTAGCGCTCTATTGtttcccattttttttcatttgtctCCACCATTTTGCATCACCACCCACCTTGTGGgatggtgtccgggtaagagctgcaattggcctggtggcTCTGGACTGGAGTCTATTATTTCCACCAaacgggcgccaggtcaccattTTCTCTTCTCTCAACTGATAAAAATATTAGCAAACTAAGggtaatatatttatttagcttCCTTGTattgcgccatcatattccacagcgctttacagaccttgtcagtcactgtcccatttagggtttacaatctacattccctatcagtatgtatttagcGTGTGAGAGGAAACTCATCCCAAATACtttgcaggattcgaacccaggactccagttctgCAAGGATACAGGGCTAAACACTAAGCCAACATACAGCTCATTTTTCAGGGAAAATTATACATGTTTCTTGTGGTAATTTCTATAACTTTTTTTAGGTAGTTCAGAAAACCAAGCAAACAAATTGTACTCTGTCACTCAACAAAAGTAACTTTTCTTCTAGGGTGTC
This sequence is a window from Leptodactylus fuscus isolate aLepFus1 chromosome 2, aLepFus1.hap2, whole genome shotgun sequence. Protein-coding genes within it:
- the RHBDD2 gene encoding rhomboid domain-containing protein 2, translated to MEEAPTERRPWSKVLVSWLPDLHLTPGSTLTIVLSLVISVPGMRRVASAETSKLDLEAGVLESASFHRLVTYIYFHEDLPTLACSCFIVWYFGGGFEQNVGTVKFCILTPLFAVWNGLLYLVVIATGISPQGDGKVQGFTSVAFSMMSIFIIRSNLRRLILLGFMVPTKVMPLLFLIPALFIPHAPLLSNLCGILVGVIYGMGVCFFLEPSESLLSRMDQMVPFRLIKGIPVWRYIPATSAERSASQTRKINPPPGSYPTQQYYVPPQGLPDAYSPYRHTKPNGTWPPASASVYPTGTAPGQPCSSHGCQGSHTHSNDANISLPPMHLHSQKDLGISSDQLELQQVQTQ